In one window of Deinococcus hopiensis KR-140 DNA:
- the xylB gene encoding xylulokinase: MTHSPVTLGVDLGTSGVKVVALDVHRRTVASVTRPYPLSTPRAGWTEQDPHDWVQGTLAALTAVAAQLREQGQTPVALGLSGQMHGAVFLGAQGEVIRPAPLWNDQRTGQDVAEIEARIPRSELIARTGNRAVTGFQLPKILWLRREEPGAFARLRHVLLPKDYLGLVLTGQMITEPSDASGVGALHLARKEWDTDVLGALDLSPALFPSVVNSWEVAGHLKGPLAAQTGLPLGLPVVAGAGDNAAAGVALGLGSARPEVGSLSLGTSGVLFAPLAQPTPDPEGRVHLFAHADGGYHLLGVTLSCAGALQWLRDRLFPEVDFERLLREAEQVQAGGESPVFLPYLAGERSPHMNPALRGVWTGLSLAHGRGHLTRALLEGTAFALADVQDVMVGLSSVRSVLATGGGARSDLWLGLMAHTLGLDVHRPPHVPGPAQGAALLAMPAAGFFPDLTAALPPLGLTGMAGVTPVEPLASRAQYATVFGQVYGSGPAVPTDVSFGDQP, encoded by the coding sequence GTGACCCACTCCCCCGTTACCCTCGGGGTGGACCTCGGTACGAGCGGGGTGAAGGTGGTCGCGCTCGATGTCCATCGGCGCACCGTCGCGTCCGTCACTCGGCCCTACCCGCTGTCCACCCCACGCGCGGGGTGGACAGAACAAGATCCCCACGACTGGGTGCAGGGCACCCTCGCCGCCCTCACGGCCGTGGCGGCCCAGCTTCGGGAGCAGGGCCAGACCCCCGTTGCCCTGGGGCTGAGCGGCCAGATGCACGGCGCCGTGTTTCTCGGCGCCCAGGGGGAGGTGATTCGACCCGCCCCCTTGTGGAATGACCAGAGGACAGGGCAGGACGTGGCGGAGATCGAGGCCCGAATTCCCCGCTCAGAACTGATTGCCCGAACGGGCAATCGGGCCGTCACCGGCTTTCAACTCCCAAAAATACTGTGGTTGCGACGGGAGGAACCCGGGGCCTTTGCCCGCCTGCGCCACGTCCTGCTGCCCAAGGATTATCTGGGCCTCGTCCTCACGGGTCAGATGATCACCGAACCCAGCGACGCTTCCGGCGTAGGTGCGCTGCATCTGGCCCGCAAAGAATGGGACACGGACGTGCTGGGCGCGCTGGACCTCTCCCCCGCCCTGTTTCCGTCTGTCGTGAACTCGTGGGAGGTGGCGGGGCACTTGAAAGGCCCTCTGGCGGCACAGACGGGCCTCCCGCTGGGTCTGCCGGTGGTGGCGGGAGCGGGGGACAATGCGGCGGCGGGCGTGGCGCTGGGTCTGGGTTCGGCCAGACCCGAGGTGGGGAGCTTGAGCCTGGGAACAAGCGGAGTGCTGTTCGCGCCCCTCGCGCAACCCACGCCCGATCCCGAGGGACGGGTACATCTGTTCGCACACGCAGACGGGGGGTATCACCTGCTGGGAGTTACCCTGTCGTGCGCGGGAGCCTTGCAGTGGCTGCGGGACCGGCTGTTTCCGGAAGTGGACTTCGAGAGGCTGCTGCGCGAAGCGGAGCAGGTGCAGGCAGGGGGAGAAAGCCCGGTGTTTCTCCCCTACCTCGCGGGGGAACGCAGCCCGCACATGAACCCGGCGTTGCGCGGAGTGTGGACGGGGCTCAGCCTGGCGCATGGCCGGGGCCACCTGACCCGCGCGCTGCTCGAAGGCACAGCGTTTGCGCTCGCCGACGTGCAGGACGTGATGGTGGGCCTCTCGTCGGTGCGCTCGGTCCTTGCCACAGGGGGCGGAGCGCGCAGTGACCTCTGGCTCGGCCTGATGGCCCACACCCTCGGTCTCGACGTCCACCGGCCACCTCACGTCCCCGGACCCGCACAGGGAGCTGCCCTCCTCGCCATGCCTGCCGCTGGATTCTTTCCCGACCTCACGGCCGCTTTGCCGCCCCTCGGTCTCACCGGGATGGCGGGAGTAACGCCGGTGGAACCGCTCGCATCCCGTGCCCAGTACGCCACTGTATTCGGGCAGGTGTACGGGAGTGGACCTGCCGTTCCCACAGACGTTTCCTTTGGGGACCAGCCGTGA
- a CDS encoding glycoside hydrolase family 5 protein — translation MLQVRNGQIVNSAGERVTLRGTCIGGWMHLENFINGYPGAEHALKETMRDLLGPARTAFFFERLQAHFFTEDDVRFIRSTGANTVRIALNYRQFERDDRPFEWLESGFTRLEEALTWCAQHQVYAILDLHAVQGWQNTDWHSDNANRVALFWQHPHFQDRFVQLWRALAERFCGHPWIAGYNVMNEPVTNAPRGRFGSNAYRPNWEVLNRIYRRVVTAIREVDPAHIVFLEGDLFSTRFEGLQAPFAENLVYSSHNYTPAGFGPGPYPGEFEGYEGSFQTEPTRQRWDRERQREVFFNTEGAQFAQKHGVPLWVGEFGSVYNGPGDDPASRLQALDDQIGVFEEFGAHWTTWNYKDVGVMGLVTLDPESPYLRLVAPSLRAKAELDTDFWMGWLPQTSAKRKLDELARLIEGVAGDPSIEPQANRRFLGQAAFDHYVGGLLQPAYVRLFEHLSENELDGVLSSFTLRHCCPNAGLVDLIRKYAPQPQMA, via the coding sequence ATGTTGCAAGTCAGAAACGGCCAAATCGTGAATTCGGCGGGCGAGCGGGTGACGCTGCGCGGCACGTGCATCGGCGGGTGGATGCATCTGGAAAACTTCATCAATGGGTATCCAGGAGCCGAACACGCCCTGAAAGAAACGATGCGCGACCTGCTGGGGCCCGCCCGCACCGCGTTCTTCTTCGAGCGTCTGCAGGCCCACTTCTTTACCGAAGACGACGTGCGTTTTATCCGCTCGACCGGGGCCAATACCGTGCGGATTGCCCTCAATTACCGGCAGTTCGAGCGCGATGACCGCCCCTTCGAGTGGCTGGAGAGCGGCTTCACCCGGCTTGAAGAGGCCCTGACGTGGTGTGCCCAGCACCAGGTCTACGCCATTCTCGATCTCCACGCGGTGCAGGGCTGGCAGAACACCGACTGGCATAGCGACAACGCGAACCGCGTGGCCCTGTTCTGGCAGCATCCGCATTTTCAGGACCGCTTCGTGCAGTTGTGGCGGGCCCTGGCTGAGCGCTTCTGCGGACACCCCTGGATCGCGGGCTACAACGTGATGAACGAACCCGTCACGAACGCGCCCCGGGGCCGTTTTGGCAGCAACGCCTACCGCCCCAACTGGGAGGTCCTCAACCGCATCTACCGCCGCGTGGTCACCGCCATCCGCGAGGTCGATCCCGCCCACATCGTCTTTCTGGAAGGTGACCTGTTTTCCACCCGTTTTGAAGGTCTGCAGGCACCCTTCGCCGAGAATCTGGTCTACTCCAGCCACAACTACACCCCGGCCGGGTTTGGTCCCGGCCCCTACCCCGGCGAATTCGAGGGCTACGAGGGCTCCTTCCAGACCGAGCCCACCCGGCAGCGCTGGGACCGGGAACGGCAGCGTGAGGTCTTTTTCAACACCGAAGGCGCGCAGTTCGCCCAGAAACACGGCGTGCCCCTTTGGGTGGGCGAGTTCGGCTCGGTCTACAACGGGCCCGGCGACGACCCCGCCAGTCGCTTGCAGGCCCTGGACGACCAGATCGGTGTGTTCGAGGAATTCGGAGCGCACTGGACCACCTGGAATTACAAGGATGTGGGGGTGATGGGGCTGGTCACGCTGGACCCGGAGTCACCGTATCTCCGCCTTGTCGCCCCCAGCTTGCGCGCCAAGGCTGAACTGGACACCGATTTTTGGATGGGCTGGCTGCCGCAGACGTCCGCCAAACGGAAGCTGGACGAGCTCGCGCGCCTCATCGAGGGCGTGGCGGGTGATCCGAGCATCGAACCCCAGGCCAACCGGCGCTTCCTGGGGCAAGCGGCGTTCGACCACTACGTCGGCGGCCTGCTGCAACCCGCCTACGTCCGGCTGTTCGAGCACTTGAGCGAGAATGAGCTGGACGGAGTGCTGTCGTCCTTCACCCTTCGCCACTGCTGCCCGAACGCCGGGCTCGTGGACCTCATCCGCAAGTACGCGCCGCAACCCCAGATGGCCTGA
- a CDS encoding extracellular solute-binding protein, with the protein MPKTFRTALTALLASSAGLAQAQDAIDLWHIQTTDAGKKIIQDAVDRFQKANPSVKVNVSPTQNDTYKSKLKIAVGANSAPCVFMSWGGGPLNEYIRSGQVLDLTPYLNKNAAFKNRILPAAWSSVTFGNKIYGVPAENTAVAVVLYNRELFAKYGLKPPKTWNELLQVNATLKKNGVAAFSLANKAKWPGSMFYAYLVDRIGGPNAFKNAALRENGGHFTDPAFVRAGQMVQELVKAGAFVQGYNGLDYDSGVSRQLLYSGKAAMELMGTWELGTINNENPEFLKKVDFFPFPSVPGGKGNPNAVLGTVGDNFYSVSKSCKNPDAAFKLLTYLIDDQSAQARVADNRLPPVKGLKVSDPLLKRIQAFVSRAPSVQLWYDQELPPQLGELHKDTSQALLGLSSTPQQVATQMETLAKKLLK; encoded by the coding sequence GGAAGAAGATCATCCAGGACGCCGTGGACCGCTTTCAAAAGGCCAACCCCAGCGTGAAGGTCAACGTCAGCCCCACCCAGAACGACACCTACAAGAGCAAGCTCAAGATCGCGGTCGGCGCAAACAGCGCGCCCTGCGTCTTTATGTCCTGGGGTGGCGGGCCGCTGAACGAGTACATCAGGTCGGGCCAGGTGCTGGACCTCACGCCGTACCTGAACAAGAATGCCGCCTTCAAAAACCGCATTCTGCCCGCCGCCTGGAGTTCGGTAACCTTCGGCAACAAGATCTACGGCGTTCCTGCCGAAAACACCGCCGTCGCCGTCGTCCTGTACAACAGGGAGCTGTTCGCCAAGTACGGGCTCAAGCCGCCAAAGACTTGGAACGAACTGCTGCAGGTGAACGCCACACTGAAGAAAAACGGCGTGGCCGCGTTCTCGCTGGCCAACAAGGCCAAGTGGCCGGGCAGCATGTTCTACGCCTACCTGGTGGACCGGATCGGCGGGCCGAACGCCTTTAAAAATGCCGCCCTGCGTGAGAACGGCGGCCACTTCACGGACCCGGCGTTCGTACGGGCAGGTCAGATGGTTCAGGAGCTGGTGAAGGCCGGGGCCTTCGTGCAGGGCTATAACGGGCTGGACTACGACAGCGGCGTGTCCCGCCAGTTGCTGTACTCGGGCAAGGCCGCCATGGAACTCATGGGCACTTGGGAACTGGGCACGATCAACAACGAGAACCCAGAGTTCCTGAAGAAGGTGGACTTTTTCCCCTTCCCCAGCGTGCCGGGCGGCAAGGGCAACCCCAACGCCGTACTGGGGACCGTGGGCGACAACTTCTACAGCGTCTCCAAGTCCTGCAAGAACCCGGACGCGGCCTTCAAGCTGCTGACGTACCTGATCGACGATCAATCCGCCCAGGCCCGCGTCGCCGATAACCGCCTGCCGCCGGTGAAGGGCCTCAAGGTCAGCGATCCCCTATTAAAGCGCATCCAGGCGTTTGTCAGCAGGGCTCCCAGCGTGCAGCTGTGGTATGACCAGGAGCTGCCCCCGCAACTCGGCGAGCTGCACAAGGACACCAGCCAGGCGCTGCTGGGCCTGAGCAGCACGCCCCAGCAGGTGGCGACGCAGATGGAGACGCTCGCCAAAAAACTGCTGAAATAA
- the xylA gene encoding xylose isomerase yields the protein MTDYTPTPADKFTFGLWTVGQTGRDPFGEATRRGFSAPDVVRKLAELGAYGVNFHDNDLVPIDASAAERDQIIREFRTALDDTGLVVPMATTNLFSDPAFKDGAFTSADARVRAYALQKTMQAMDLGAEFGAQTYVFWGGREGTEVDGSGKLLDALGWFRDSLDFLAQYSQDQGYNYRFALEPKPNEPRGDIFLPTVGSALGFIATLKQPELFGVNPEFAHETMAGLSFPHAIAQAIDAGKLFHIDLNDQKMGRFDQDLRFGAENLKGAFFTVKLLEDSGYAGPRHFDAHALRTEDAEGVWTFARGCMRTYLILKDKVAQFNADPEIQAALQAYRVQDAELEALSQGYTPEKARGLKNRSFDRSALGQRGPGLEHLDQLTVEVLLGVRGSAPLRTPRAQTEVGA from the coding sequence ATGACCGATTACACCCCAACGCCCGCCGACAAGTTCACGTTTGGCCTGTGGACCGTGGGCCAGACGGGCCGCGATCCTTTTGGTGAAGCCACCCGTCGCGGTTTTTCTGCTCCCGACGTCGTTCGCAAGTTGGCCGAACTCGGCGCGTACGGCGTGAACTTTCACGACAACGATCTGGTGCCCATCGACGCGTCTGCCGCTGAGCGTGACCAGATCATCCGGGAGTTTCGCACGGCCCTGGACGACACCGGCCTCGTCGTCCCGATGGCGACCACCAACCTCTTTTCGGACCCCGCGTTCAAGGACGGGGCGTTTACGAGCGCGGACGCCCGCGTGCGCGCCTACGCCCTGCAAAAGACGATGCAGGCGATGGATCTGGGTGCCGAGTTCGGGGCGCAGACCTACGTCTTCTGGGGCGGCCGCGAAGGCACCGAAGTCGACGGCAGCGGCAAACTGCTCGATGCTCTTGGGTGGTTCCGCGACAGCCTGGACTTTCTGGCGCAGTACAGCCAGGACCAGGGGTACAACTACCGGTTTGCTCTGGAACCCAAGCCAAATGAGCCGCGGGGGGACATCTTCCTGCCCACCGTCGGCTCGGCGCTGGGCTTCATTGCCACCCTCAAACAGCCGGAGCTGTTCGGGGTCAATCCCGAGTTTGCCCATGAGACGATGGCGGGACTCTCGTTTCCTCACGCCATCGCCCAGGCGATCGACGCGGGCAAGCTGTTTCACATCGACCTCAACGATCAGAAGATGGGGCGCTTCGATCAGGACCTGCGCTTCGGGGCTGAGAACCTCAAGGGCGCGTTTTTCACGGTCAAACTGCTGGAAGACAGTGGGTACGCTGGTCCCCGACACTTTGACGCCCACGCGTTGAGGACCGAGGATGCCGAAGGGGTCTGGACCTTTGCCCGGGGCTGCATGCGCACCTACCTCATCCTCAAGGACAAAGTGGCGCAGTTCAACGCTGACCCCGAGATTCAGGCAGCACTGCAGGCCTACAGGGTGCAGGACGCAGAGCTGGAAGCGCTCAGCCAGGGCTACACTCCCGAAAAGGCCCGGGGCCTCAAAAACCGCAGCTTTGACCGCTCAGCCCTCGGACAGCGCGGACCCGGCCTGGAGCACCTCGACCAGCTCACCGTGGAGGTGCTCCTGGGGGTGCGCGGCAGTGCCCCCCTTAGGACCCCCCGCGCCCAAACGGAGGTCGGGGCGTGA
- a CDS encoding carbohydrate ABC transporter permease → MIQTTPKRPPRHRQRAQQRWPVWLRKLPGQALRLILAVLWLLVATLPFAFMFLTSVKSQADIYSTPVWALPKVFDFSNYVSVLHGPFFTYLRNSVLVVVLSTAITLLLSSMAAFAFARLHFRLNGLLFGLVIAGLIVPVHVTLIPIYLMTRAVGLYDTPFALVGPYVAFSLPISIFILTEFMRQIPREMQEAAQIDGAGPVTLFTRVFLPLSTPGLATVAIYNGINMWNEFIFAYVLTASPQNRTLPLAIWDFQGQYSANIPAILAVVTLTTLPLIAAYMFGQERIIRGMMAGSVKG, encoded by the coding sequence GTGATCCAGACCACCCCCAAACGGCCGCCCAGGCACAGGCAACGGGCACAGCAAAGGTGGCCCGTCTGGCTTCGCAAACTGCCTGGTCAGGCCCTGCGCCTCATCCTCGCCGTGCTGTGGTTGCTGGTCGCCACGCTCCCGTTCGCGTTCATGTTCCTGACGAGCGTGAAAAGTCAGGCTGACATCTACTCCACGCCAGTCTGGGCGCTGCCAAAGGTTTTCGACTTCAGCAACTACGTCAGCGTCCTGCACGGCCCGTTCTTCACCTATCTCCGAAACAGCGTGCTGGTTGTGGTCCTCTCCACCGCCATCACCCTGCTGCTGAGCAGCATGGCCGCTTTCGCATTCGCCCGCCTCCACTTCCGGTTGAACGGCCTGCTGTTTGGCCTGGTGATCGCGGGTCTGATCGTACCGGTGCACGTCACCCTGATTCCCATCTACCTGATGACCCGGGCGGTGGGGCTCTACGACACGCCATTCGCGCTCGTCGGTCCCTACGTGGCCTTCAGCCTGCCCATCAGCATCTTTATCCTGACCGAATTCATGCGCCAGATTCCGCGTGAGATGCAGGAGGCCGCGCAGATCGACGGCGCCGGGCCGGTGACCCTGTTCACCCGCGTCTTCCTGCCGCTGAGCACCCCTGGCCTCGCCACCGTCGCCATCTACAACGGCATCAACATGTGGAACGAGTTCATCTTCGCCTACGTGCTGACGGCGAGTCCGCAAAACCGCACGCTGCCGCTCGCAATCTGGGACTTCCAGGGACAGTACAGCGCGAACATTCCGGCGATCCTCGCGGTCGTGACGCTCACCACGCTGCCCCTGATCGCCGCCTATATGTTTGGGCAAGAACGCATCATCCGGGGCATGATGGCCGGCTCGGTCAAGGGCTGA
- a CDS encoding carbohydrate ABC transporter permease, translating into MRTALPTEPTRRALRKRRDLSQTWVAAAFLLPALLMLCVFLVYPLLSSFRLSLLNWNGLGNTAKYVGGQNWAELAQDGVFRTAIRNNGLLAILSIAVQIPVGLILAFLLDKAGRGSRLLKVLYFLPLLMSSVAVGTVFRSVYDPNFGPINAVLRAVHLDALAQDWLGSTALSLPAVIAVVCWQNIPFYMLLFLAGLSGMPGELREAATLDGANERVIFWKITLPFLQGTIRTAVVLSLIGSLRYFDMVYVMTGGGPSNASEVMATYMYRTVFAGFNIGYGAAISTAMFVIVAATAALALRASRRFETEV; encoded by the coding sequence ATGCGTACTGCCCTGCCCACCGAACCCACCCGGCGAGCGCTGCGAAAGCGCCGGGACCTGAGTCAGACCTGGGTTGCTGCCGCCTTCCTGCTGCCCGCCCTGCTGATGCTCTGCGTGTTCCTGGTGTACCCGCTCCTGTCCAGTTTCCGGCTGTCGCTGCTCAACTGGAACGGTCTGGGCAACACGGCGAAGTACGTCGGGGGGCAGAACTGGGCAGAGCTCGCCCAGGATGGAGTCTTTAGAACCGCCATCCGCAACAATGGCCTCCTGGCAATCCTCTCCATCGCCGTGCAGATTCCCGTGGGGTTGATTCTGGCCTTCCTGCTCGACAAGGCGGGGCGGGGCTCCCGCCTGCTCAAGGTGCTGTACTTTCTGCCGCTCCTGATGTCCAGCGTGGCCGTCGGCACTGTGTTCCGCTCGGTGTATGACCCCAATTTCGGACCCATCAACGCGGTGCTGCGGGCCGTGCACCTGGACGCACTCGCGCAAGACTGGCTGGGCAGCACGGCCCTCTCCCTGCCAGCCGTGATCGCGGTGGTGTGCTGGCAAAACATTCCCTTCTACATGCTGCTGTTTCTGGCCGGACTGTCGGGGATGCCGGGCGAACTCCGGGAAGCGGCCACGCTCGACGGCGCGAACGAACGGGTCATCTTCTGGAAAATCACGCTGCCGTTCCTGCAGGGCACCATCCGCACGGCCGTAGTGCTGTCCCTGATCGGGTCGCTGCGCTACTTCGACATGGTCTACGTCATGACCGGGGGCGGACCTTCCAACGCCTCGGAGGTGATGGCGACGTACATGTACCGCACTGTGTTCGCAGGCTTCAACATCGGGTACGGCGCCGCGATTTCTACGGCCATGTTCGTGATCGTCGCTGCCACGGCGGCCCTTGCCCTGCGCGCCAGCAGGCGCTTTGAGACGGAGGTCTGA